The sequence ACATCGCTGCCCAGGCAGGCCTTGGCAAGATCTACACCAGAAACCGTGACAGCTATGACATCTACGGCAAATTCTTCTACACCTACCTCGGAAGCGACAGTGCCGTCGTCCACAGCGGCTACGGCGACTCGAAGTACGACTTCGACTCCATCAATTCCTATGTATCAAGACTGGGCATGAGATGGACCAGAGACTTCGACCAGGTAAGATCCCTCTACGCCGGCATCGGCTGGGACTACGAAGCGGGCAGCAAAGCCAGAGCCACCTACGCAGGCTGGAACACCCCAAGCCCTACCGTCAAGGGCTCGAGCGGCTTCCTCGAACTCGGCTGGAAGTCCAAGATCGATAGCACCCACCCATGGGGCGTCGACCTCAAGGCCACCGGCTGGACCGGCAAACAGGAAGGCGGCACCTTCTTCGCGACCATCAGCCATAACTTTTAAGTGAATAGAGCGTGAATAGAAAAAGCCTCGTGCATTTGCACGGGGCTCTTTCTATCAATACATTGGAATTTATTTGTAATCAATTCCATTATAGTCCATGATCTCTTCAATATCTTTTTTCATTTTATCACTGAATTCTTCCAAATCAGATTTGTGAATGACGCCGTAAGCTGCAAGGTTCGCCAGATTAGAAAGCAGGCGGCGTCTGCTCATTTCAACGATTAGTCCGGGATTCTTCCTGTCTTTTTTGATTCTTTCTTCCAAAGTCCAGAATCTTTCCGATGCCGATACATCCTTTTGCAGAATTTCCATGTATTCCTGAACTAATTTTCCCATATATGCGTCCTGCCAGCCCCTTATTTTTTTCGGAACAGCTGCCAGTCTTTTTCAGATGGGTCACCTCTAAACAACATATACATCCCTCTTTCTTAATCATCATCACCACGGTTTTCTGTACAGATGATGTCCAGTTCACCGTCATCATAATAAATTCCCGCATCTATATAGGGGACAGGTCTGGGGCGCCCCATGGCATACCGCTTGCAGCTTTTCGGACCATAGCAGTAGCTCTCGAACCTTAATCTCTGGGAAACGCCCCAGTCGTATTCAATGATAACATTTGCCATGCAGGCCCATTTGCAGGTGAAGCATTTGCCTCTCCATCTCCGGCCGTCCAGCATGCGGCATCCGCGCCAGTTGTAAACATCTAAGGATGGAACTTCACCCTCCCATGGAGAAGTCTTTTCTTCATTGACAAACGCGGCCGGCTTTATCTTTTTCAAAGCCCCGGCCCGGTAATAATCGGCATAGTCGAGCTTTGGATACAGCTTTGTCCAGGCAGTTCCAGATATTTCATCACCGATGTGAAAGCGAAGCTTTTCCTGCTGCTTCTCTGAAATGGCAATAGAAAAATCCTTGTCTTCGCTGTCTGCCACTCCTTTCAGGAACAGGTTATAGCCCTTCATGCCATGTGAACGGTTATCCAGACGGTAGCGCCAGACATTGGCACGAGGCTGGACAGATACGATCCGGCCGAAAAATCTGATTTTCTCCTGCATATCCTTCATAAGGAATCCCTTCTTAAAATGCTTTCCTGATTGGGAGAATCTTTATTTCAATTATATGCTGAGCCGGCACCCGCAAGCAAGAGAGGCACGGGATGCCGATGGAGAAGTGCGATGGTAAAAGAAATCCGATAAAATGCATAGGCTGTCCCCGTCAGGGGAAAGTGGCGCGTATGCGCCGAAAGGGGTTCATTTCTCCCGAATAACGAAAAAGAGCTGTGAAAAATGATTTCCATTTCTCACAGCTTCTTTTTTAGCTTCTTGAGGAAGCCAGTGTTTTGTCGATTTTGTTTTCCGGTTTCTGAGAGATCTGTACGATCTGGCTCCGGATGCGTTCCATCTCGTCATTGTTATCGCCGGTCAGTTCTTTCAGTGTGACGGGTGTGTCATCTGCGTTGGTGAGGGGAGTCTCAATGGTTTTGTCGACTGCGTTGTAGGAGAAGCTCTCGGTCTTGCCATTCTTGAGAGTGACCTGCAGGCGTCCACCATCGACTTTCCCTTCGCCGGAAAGACTGCCTTCGATTTCACGGCTGCCAACCTGTACTTTGTGGTCTACAGTGATGGTGCCGTCGTCATTCC is a genomic window of Veillonellaceae bacterium containing:
- a CDS encoding succinate dehydrogenase → MKKYIAAALILIVLIAAGGAFAFFHFFNGGPWQGTWWGVQDAGVNWTGDNMQNLETVTFTRNDDGTITVDHKVQVGSREIEGSLSGEGKVDGGRLQVTLKNGKTESFSYNAVDKTIETPLTNADDTPVTLKELTGDNNDEMERIRSQIVQISQKPENKIDKTLASSRS